A window from Candidatus Thermoplasmatota archaeon encodes these proteins:
- a CDS encoding threonine--tRNA ligase, with translation MKVLFIHSDFMRYEVKDKTRFAEEISPGEEKGEVKEALVAFLTVEKGDEGQIEETSAAAVEEIVTTAEKVSVRTVMIYPYAHLSSSLAGPSMAKKALELMTASLRDRGYDVTAPPFGWYKAFVLSCKGHPLAESFREIEAGEKAEKVEETAEEDFLVLTPEGKEFEPESYTEGSEAFQVLMRKEALKEEHKAAEKPAYLRLCKKFGMEWEPMSDVGHMRYNPRGAIIFDLCADYATAVVNSLGLPVMQVKGTNMFDLSEPAVSEHAELFGDRLYTIETKRRSFVMRYAACHQQFAMIKDWNFSYKQLPFGAFEVADSYRLEQSGETMLAFRVRRMNMPDLHVFCRDDEEAREWLLNLHDRIMREAKDLGRDYEVLINVSSREAYEKEKELILEILKREEKEGLIHFYLSGKNYYWTVNIEYVIMDAIKREREIGTVQIDVGNAERFGMSFADKDGKKRFPIILHSAMLGTIERYIYMVLDTAVKMEEEGRVGHLPLWLNPEQVRFVPVSDDHLQRASDLAKELRKGSVRVGVDDTGGSVSKRVRDAKTNWISYVIVIGEKEMKGDRLVVYDRERDENREMTLGGLLGEIEKKMEGRPFRQMYVPSEISKRPQF, from the coding sequence ATGAAGGTACTGTTCATCCACTCCGATTTCATGAGGTACGAGGTGAAGGACAAGACGCGGTTCGCCGAAGAGATCTCCCCTGGAGAGGAAAAGGGAGAGGTCAAGGAGGCTCTCGTGGCCTTCCTGACCGTCGAGAAAGGTGATGAGGGACAAATCGAGGAAACTTCGGCGGCTGCGGTAGAGGAGATAGTGACCACCGCCGAGAAGGTATCCGTCCGCACAGTAATGATCTACCCCTACGCTCATCTCAGCTCTTCACTCGCGGGGCCGAGCATGGCGAAGAAGGCCCTGGAACTGATGACCGCCAGTCTGCGGGACCGGGGCTACGATGTGACGGCACCGCCCTTCGGCTGGTACAAGGCGTTCGTCCTCTCATGCAAAGGGCATCCCCTGGCGGAGTCGTTCCGGGAGATAGAGGCGGGCGAGAAGGCGGAAAAGGTGGAAGAGACGGCGGAAGAGGATTTCCTTGTTCTCACGCCAGAAGGGAAGGAGTTCGAGCCCGAATCGTACACGGAAGGATCCGAAGCGTTCCAGGTATTGATGAGGAAGGAGGCCCTCAAGGAGGAGCACAAGGCCGCCGAGAAGCCCGCCTATCTGCGCCTGTGCAAGAAGTTCGGGATGGAATGGGAGCCCATGAGCGATGTGGGCCACATGAGGTATAACCCGAGGGGCGCCATCATATTCGACCTGTGCGCGGACTATGCGACCGCGGTGGTCAATTCGCTGGGTCTGCCAGTCATGCAGGTCAAAGGAACGAACATGTTCGATCTCTCGGAGCCCGCGGTATCGGAACACGCGGAGCTCTTCGGTGACAGACTATACACGATCGAGACCAAGAGGCGATCCTTCGTGATGAGGTATGCCGCTTGTCACCAGCAGTTCGCAATGATCAAGGACTGGAACTTCAGCTACAAGCAACTCCCTTTCGGCGCGTTCGAGGTCGCGGATTCCTATCGCCTCGAACAGTCTGGTGAGACGATGCTCGCATTCAGGGTCAGAAGGATGAACATGCCGGACCTTCACGTCTTCTGCAGGGACGACGAGGAGGCAAGGGAGTGGCTTCTGAACCTGCACGACAGGATCATGCGGGAGGCGAAGGACCTCGGAAGGGATTATGAGGTCCTCATAAACGTCTCATCCAGAGAGGCCTACGAGAAGGAGAAGGAGCTCATCCTCGAGATCTTGAAGAGAGAGGAGAAGGAGGGCCTCATCCACTTCTACCTCAGCGGGAAGAACTACTACTGGACCGTGAACATCGAGTACGTGATCATGGACGCGATCAAGCGGGAGAGGGAGATAGGCACGGTCCAGATCGACGTGGGAAACGCGGAGAGGTTCGGCATGAGCTTCGCTGACAAGGACGGGAAGAAGCGCTTTCCGATCATACTGCACTCCGCCATGTTGGGGACCATCGAGAGGTACATCTACATGGTCCTGGACACGGCTGTGAAGATGGAGGAAGAGGGAAGAGTAGGACATCTTCCGTTGTGGTTGAACCCCGAGCAGGTGAGGTTCGTTCCTGTCTCGGACGATCATCTCCAGAGGGCTTCGGACCTCGCCAAGGAACTGAGGAAGGGCTCCGTCAGAGTGGGTGTCGACGATACCGGCGGGTCTGTCTCGAAGCGGGTCAGGGACGCAAAGACGAACTGGATTTCCTACGTGATAGTGATCGGCGAGAAGGAGATGAAGGGAGACCGGCTCGTCGTATACGACCGCGAGCGGGACGAGAACAGGGAGATGACCCTGGGTGGCCTCCTCGGTGAGATCGAGAAGAAGATGGAGGGAAGGCCCTTCCGCCAGATGTACGTTCCTTCAGAGATCAGCAAGAGGCCTCAGTTCTGA
- the ftsZ gene encoding cell division protein FtsZ, with translation MGMDHLVKEARSFDMSVDFGKPKILVVGCGGAGNNSVDRLMRIGVHGAQTVAINTDKMHIDRIEAEKKALIGRSITRGMGAGGCPEVGERCALLAEDDIRRLISGADMTFITVGMGGGTGTGVAPVVARLAESMGSVVVAIATTPFDAEKRRCRAAKEGLEKLRRYCDSVIVLDNNRLVKMVPSLPIEQAFCVMDQLISEVIRGITETITLPSLINLDFADVKTMMSTGQTATILYGEECADDPEQVIVETLNNPLLDIDYSDASGALIHLTSGPDLSIGTAYSVVNGISSQLSPDANVIFGARVDENFAGVIRVLSIITGVHSPNLLSPSAGQVIYDDEPLLTHGISIVR, from the coding sequence ATGGGTATGGATCATCTAGTCAAGGAAGCAAGGAGCTTCGACATGAGCGTAGACTTCGGAAAACCAAAGATACTGGTCGTCGGCTGCGGTGGCGCAGGGAACAACAGCGTGGACAGACTAATGCGGATTGGCGTTCACGGTGCCCAGACAGTCGCGATCAACACGGACAAGATGCACATAGACCGCATCGAAGCCGAGAAGAAGGCCCTCATCGGCAGATCCATTACCCGAGGAATGGGAGCCGGTGGCTGCCCCGAGGTCGGGGAGCGCTGCGCGTTGCTCGCCGAGGACGACATCAGGAGGCTCATCAGCGGGGCGGACATGACCTTCATCACCGTGGGAATGGGAGGCGGCACGGGCACAGGCGTCGCACCGGTCGTTGCAAGGCTCGCCGAGAGCATGGGATCCGTAGTCGTTGCCATCGCGACGACTCCCTTCGACGCAGAGAAGAGAAGGTGCAGGGCCGCGAAGGAGGGCCTCGAGAAGCTCCGCCGCTACTGCGACAGCGTCATCGTTCTCGACAATAACAGGCTCGTGAAGATGGTTCCCAGCCTCCCCATCGAGCAGGCGTTCTGCGTGATGGACCAGCTGATATCGGAGGTCATCAGGGGAATAACAGAGACGATCACTCTACCCTCGCTCATTAACCTGGACTTCGCCGACGTCAAGACGATGATGTCGACGGGTCAGACCGCGACCATCCTCTACGGAGAGGAATGCGCCGACGACCCAGAGCAGGTCATCGTGGAGACGCTCAACAACCCTCTCCTCGACATCGACTACTCTGATGCGAGCGGGGCCCTAATCCACCTCACATCGGGACCGGACCTCTCGATCGGGACCGCGTACTCGGTCGTGAACGGGATATCCTCCCAGCTCAGCCCGGACGCTAACGTAATCTTCGGGGCGAGAGTGGACGAAAACTTCGCGGGCGTAATCAGGGTATTGAGCATAATCACGGGCGTGCACTCGCCAAACCTCCTCAGCCCCTCAGCGGGACAAGTGATCTATGACGATGAACCCCTCCTCACTCACGGAATCTCAATAGTCAGATAA
- a CDS encoding ribbon-helix-helix domain-containing protein yields the protein MSALHALVESGQFATISDAVRAAINNFIDEKFAPDYIRKMTIELPKGNVVNLEELVKSGDSVSVEDAVRNAVREYIRRRLSEVVERKRA from the coding sequence GTGAGTGCTCTCCATGCGCTAGTGGAGAGCGGACAATTCGCAACAATATCCGACGCCGTCAGAGCCGCAATCAACAACTTCATCGACGAGAAGTTCGCCCCCGACTACATCCGCAAGATGACGATCGAGCTTCCGAAGGGAAACGTCGTGAACCTAGAGGAGCTCGTGAAGAGCGGCGACTCGGTCTCCGTTGAGGATGCCGTTAGGAACGCCGTGCGGGAGTATATCCGGAGACGCTTGTCGGAAGTAGTCGAAAGAAAAAGGGCCTAG
- a CDS encoding reductive dehalogenase yields MRTADPYFVDRGVFKRFPQRNICFSRAGWDKDFTAYGRGIYDRAESKMERGQEGYAREDYAAMSAAWSVHDTLPRSRGLRMGGSLSAYAPASKPAETHADPKRNSEFISRFAKDLGAAEVGTTSLNLDWVYSHDAEGKPLDLEESVSHAIVFLVPMDQKMLARSPGVPASTAVGLAYSKCRTISESIARCVAQLGYNAHPAVNELALSVPLAIDAGLGEFARNGLLVSDVHGMAVRIGKVLTDMPLQQHPPADLGVRDFCRRCKRCAEKCPPKVISFDDEPSGKTFSISNNPGIVKWYVNVDRCYEFWCNNGTDCSNCIVSCPFTKPDTWPHRLARSIIRRTGLLNGLFLRLDRLYQ; encoded by the coding sequence ATGAGAACCGCAGACCCGTACTTCGTGGATCGAGGCGTCTTCAAGAGGTTTCCCCAGAGGAACATCTGCTTCAGTCGGGCAGGGTGGGACAAGGATTTCACCGCATACGGCAGAGGGATATACGACAGAGCGGAATCGAAGATGGAAAGGGGACAGGAGGGGTACGCGAGAGAGGATTACGCTGCCATGTCGGCTGCGTGGTCCGTGCACGACACCTTGCCCCGCTCAAGAGGTCTGCGGATGGGCGGGAGCCTGTCGGCCTATGCCCCGGCGTCCAAGCCCGCAGAGACTCACGCGGACCCAAAGAGGAACTCGGAGTTCATCAGCCGGTTCGCGAAGGACCTAGGGGCCGCGGAGGTCGGGACCACGAGCCTGAACTTGGACTGGGTATACTCTCATGATGCGGAGGGAAAGCCGCTGGACCTCGAGGAGTCCGTCAGTCATGCGATCGTCTTCCTTGTTCCGATGGACCAGAAGATGCTCGCTCGTTCGCCCGGAGTGCCCGCCTCCACCGCGGTCGGTCTGGCGTATTCCAAATGCAGAACGATTTCGGAGAGCATCGCGCGTTGCGTGGCCCAGCTTGGGTACAATGCTCATCCAGCCGTGAACGAACTGGCCCTCTCCGTGCCACTGGCAATAGATGCCGGGCTCGGAGAGTTTGCTAGGAACGGGTTGCTCGTCTCGGACGTGCATGGGATGGCGGTAAGGATTGGCAAGGTTCTGACGGACATGCCGCTGCAACAACACCCGCCCGCGGATCTGGGTGTGAGGGATTTCTGCAGGAGATGCAAGCGGTGCGCGGAAAAGTGCCCGCCCAAGGTCATATCCTTTGATGATGAACCTAGCGGGAAGACGTTCTCCATCTCCAACAACCCAGGAATCGTGAAGTGGTACGTGAACGTCGACCGTTGCTACGAGTTCTGGTGCAACAACGGAACCGACTGCTCCAATTGCATTGTGTCGTGCCCTTTCACCAAACCGGATACGTGGCCTCACAGGCTGGCCCGATCGATCATCAGAAGGACAGGTTTGCTGAACGGACTGTTCCTGCGACTCGATCGTCTCTATCAATGA
- a CDS encoding GTP-binding protein, which yields MDYDKMKIKLCLIGDRAVGKTCLVERYMMDHFSGEYRQTMGAKVYKKVVKLQLELREKMIEIDMTLWDIMGDLPLSDLTDEAYFRGVQGLLAVCDVTRRSTAESLDHWIAATPESVRNLPMCIIVNKDDLVDQVEVHEDDVFRLGDVFSSSVVMTSAKTGNNVQQAFEFLAKSIVERQLGPDTDFLAEQRFGILERPAGISAKAF from the coding sequence GTGGACTATGACAAGATGAAGATCAAACTCTGCCTAATCGGTGACAGAGCAGTGGGAAAGACCTGTCTTGTCGAGAGATACATGATGGACCATTTTAGCGGGGAGTACCGCCAGACAATGGGCGCGAAGGTGTACAAGAAGGTCGTCAAGCTCCAGCTGGAGCTTCGGGAGAAGATGATTGAGATCGACATGACGCTGTGGGACATCATGGGGGACCTTCCCCTGTCAGACCTCACGGACGAGGCGTACTTCCGCGGAGTTCAGGGACTGCTGGCTGTCTGTGACGTGACGCGGAGAAGCACGGCTGAGAGTCTTGACCACTGGATTGCGGCAACCCCAGAGTCGGTGAGGAACCTGCCCATGTGCATCATCGTGAACAAGGACGACCTCGTCGATCAGGTCGAGGTCCACGAGGACGATGTGTTCAGACTCGGCGATGTATTCTCCTCCTCTGTCGTGATGACGAGCGCAAAGACGGGAAACAACGTCCAGCAAGCCTTCGAGTTCCTGGCCAAGAGCATCGTGGAGAGACAGCTTGGCCCCGACACCGACTTCCTCGCAGAGCAGAGATTCGGCATCCTGGAACGCCCCGCTGGAATCTCTGCGAAAGCCTTTTAG
- a CDS encoding deoxyhypusine synthase — protein MNREDVLSDVVEDISIRKGMSVSDLVSAMRASGGFTAKKLADGTEILQRMIEDEDCLRFLSFPACIIATGARGIIKDMLKLGWFDVVITTCGTVDHDLARSWAEYYHGSFDMDDALLHREGVNRLGNVLVPNESYGKILEERIQPVLEQMWEEGTRRISTKDLLWRFGSSMDDESSILYWAVKNKIPVYVPGITDGAFGYQVWSFWQEHKDLTIDVFQDEKELSDMVFEAEKTGALMVGGGISKHHTMWWNQFKGGLDYAVYVTTALEYDGSLSGARVREGISWGKVAEEASEVTIEGDATAFLPIMMACLLERTKSM, from the coding sequence ATGAACCGTGAGGACGTCCTGTCCGACGTGGTCGAGGACATCTCCATTCGCAAGGGCATGAGCGTGAGCGATCTCGTGAGCGCGATGAGAGCCTCCGGAGGGTTCACAGCCAAGAAGCTGGCGGATGGGACAGAGATACTTCAGAGGATGATCGAGGATGAGGATTGTCTGAGGTTCCTCTCGTTCCCCGCGTGCATAATCGCCACCGGGGCCAGGGGGATTATCAAGGACATGCTGAAGCTTGGATGGTTCGACGTAGTCATCACCACATGCGGAACCGTTGACCACGATCTGGCGAGGAGTTGGGCCGAGTACTATCACGGGAGCTTTGACATGGACGACGCGCTTCTTCACCGCGAGGGCGTGAACAGGCTTGGGAACGTCCTTGTTCCGAACGAGAGCTATGGCAAGATCCTCGAGGAGCGGATCCAGCCTGTTCTCGAACAGATGTGGGAAGAGGGGACCCGGAGGATCTCGACCAAGGACCTCTTGTGGCGATTCGGCTCGAGCATGGATGACGAGAGCTCCATTCTCTACTGGGCGGTGAAGAACAAGATCCCAGTATACGTTCCCGGCATCACGGACGGCGCGTTCGGCTATCAGGTCTGGAGCTTCTGGCAGGAGCACAAGGACCTCACGATTGACGTCTTCCAGGACGAGAAGGAGCTGAGCGACATGGTCTTCGAAGCGGAGAAGACCGGGGCCCTGATGGTCGGTGGCGGGATATCGAAGCACCATACGATGTGGTGGAACCAGTTCAAAGGGGGTCTGGACTACGCCGTCTATGTAACGACGGCCCTCGAGTATGACGGAAGCCTCTCTGGAGCTCGAGTGAGGGAAGGGATATCCTGGGGAAAGGTGGCGGAGGAGGCCAGTGAAGTCACGATCGAGGGTGATGCCACAGCGTTCCTCCCAATTATGATGGCGTGCCTGCTCGAAAGGACAAAAAGCATGTGA
- a CDS encoding CBS domain-containing protein — MRAKDVMVKDTIVLSPEDTIADAVEKFAKHRIGGCPVVDDKGCVLGIMTETNILESLKTHYKELKMRVPPETIIGISFVEIAKKREAVEAFERIANTPVRDAMTRKVVTAAPDDEVEDVIQMMVRNDVNRIPVVDKGVLVGIVTRGDILRAVQGMLT; from the coding sequence ATGAGGGCCAAGGATGTGATGGTCAAGGATACCATCGTTCTCTCCCCTGAGGATACTATTGCGGATGCGGTCGAGAAGTTCGCGAAGCATAGGATCGGTGGTTGCCCTGTCGTGGATGACAAAGGATGCGTCCTGGGAATCATGACGGAAACGAACATACTGGAATCCCTGAAAACGCACTACAAAGAGCTCAAGATGAGGGTTCCTCCTGAGACGATAATCGGAATCAGCTTCGTGGAGATCGCCAAGAAGAGGGAGGCCGTGGAGGCTTTTGAGCGGATAGCGAACACGCCTGTGAGGGATGCCATGACAAGAAAGGTCGTCACGGCTGCGCCGGATGATGAGGTCGAGGATGTGATCCAGATGATGGTCAGGAACGACGTGAACAGAATCCCGGTCGTTGACAAGGGTGTGCTCGTGGGAATAGTGACGCGCGGCGATATCCTGAGAGCTGTGCAGGGCATGCTCACCTGA
- a CDS encoding NGG1p interacting factor NIF3, translated as MKMKEIYGLAIRMGMEADPRGKKFVQGELRKTKKKFEKMNDEKKEDFDLEKLKNPYSDTRMLYGDGDRKVKRMLVGIDMTSGEVVMADRLEDKGKKIDLILGHHPRGRALAELHDVMHLQEEWMRSLGVPINVAEGVMRERIMEVQRRVMPANHSQPVDASRIFDIPFMTVHTPCDNMGYKFVQGLMNRKKPETLGDVMKELKKVPEYKEAVKNAAGPKIIIGAKDDKAGKVIVKFTGGTMPGKVVYKEMSHAGVGTMVGMHIPEDHLEEVKKHHMKFVVAGHMASDSIGLNLLVDKLEEKGIEVIPCSGFIRNKRK; from the coding sequence ATGAAGATGAAGGAGATCTACGGCCTGGCGATCAGGATGGGTATGGAAGCGGATCCCAGGGGCAAGAAGTTCGTTCAGGGTGAGCTGAGGAAGACCAAGAAGAAGTTCGAGAAGATGAACGATGAGAAGAAAGAGGATTTCGATCTGGAGAAGCTGAAGAACCCCTATTCCGACACCAGGATGCTCTACGGTGATGGCGACAGGAAGGTCAAGAGAATGCTGGTGGGTATCGACATGACCTCAGGTGAGGTCGTCATGGCCGATCGTCTCGAGGACAAGGGGAAGAAGATCGATCTCATCCTAGGACACCACCCTAGGGGCCGCGCTCTGGCAGAGCTCCACGATGTAATGCACCTTCAGGAGGAGTGGATGAGGAGCCTGGGCGTTCCCATAAACGTGGCGGAGGGGGTCATGCGGGAGAGGATAATGGAGGTGCAGAGGCGGGTCATGCCTGCGAATCACTCTCAGCCGGTGGATGCCAGCCGGATATTCGACATCCCGTTCATGACCGTTCACACGCCCTGCGACAACATGGGATACAAGTTCGTCCAGGGACTGATGAACAGGAAGAAGCCTGAGACCCTGGGGGATGTGATGAAGGAGTTGAAGAAGGTTCCAGAGTACAAGGAAGCTGTCAAGAACGCTGCAGGGCCCAAGATAATCATCGGCGCGAAGGATGACAAGGCGGGCAAGGTCATCGTCAAGTTCACCGGAGGCACGATGCCGGGCAAGGTGGTGTACAAGGAGATGTCCCATGCAGGCGTGGGAACCATGGTCGGGATGCACATACCCGAGGACCATCTGGAGGAAGTAAAGAAACACCACATGAAATTCGTGGTCGCGGGGCACATGGCCTCCGACTCCATCGGGCTCAACCTGCTGGTCGACAAGCTCGAGGAGAAGGGGATCGAGGTGATACCTTGCTCTGGCTTCATCAGGAACAAGAGGAAGTAG
- a CDS encoding AAA family ATPase produces the protein MFKDMSKLSFEYLPERLVHREKQAKRLTTLFRPVIESNVTQNAFLMGSVGTGKTHLTKRFCIDFQRFANSKGKNLEYVIVNCRQRNTDSAVLLRILTHFDERFPDRGFSITEMLQILRKHIQKRKAHLLVVLDEADVLLKKSGSDLIYSLSRFDEESVGQKSSVSMILISQKYVLDIMDVPSLSTFKRTNIIEFGKYPTDELRDIVGDRVELAFHPGMVEDQSVSLIADIASEWGDARYAIELLEKAGMLADEESSKEVTPENVRAAKAETYSTITETKIGELDPHKKLVLLGIARRMKREAYITTGEAEDGYAIACEEFGERKRGHTQFWKYLKELDALGLIDTRVSREGMVGKTTMISLPEIPAKVLEERLESGLRL, from the coding sequence GTGTTCAAGGACATGAGCAAGCTCTCCTTCGAGTATCTGCCAGAAAGACTCGTTCATAGAGAGAAGCAGGCGAAGCGGCTGACGACCCTCTTCAGGCCGGTCATCGAGTCGAACGTGACGCAGAACGCCTTCCTCATGGGAAGCGTCGGGACAGGGAAGACCCACCTCACCAAGAGGTTCTGTATAGATTTCCAGAGGTTTGCCAACTCGAAGGGGAAGAACCTCGAATACGTGATAGTGAACTGCAGGCAGAGGAACACGGACTCCGCCGTTCTCCTGAGAATCCTGACGCATTTCGATGAGCGGTTCCCGGACAGGGGGTTCAGCATAACCGAGATGCTTCAGATCCTGCGAAAGCACATCCAGAAGAGAAAGGCCCATCTCCTTGTGGTCCTCGACGAGGCGGACGTCCTCCTGAAGAAGAGCGGTTCGGACCTGATCTACAGTCTTTCGCGTTTCGATGAGGAGTCCGTGGGACAGAAATCGTCGGTCTCCATGATTCTGATCTCCCAAAAGTACGTCCTGGACATAATGGATGTCCCCTCCCTTTCAACGTTCAAGAGGACGAACATCATCGAGTTCGGGAAATATCCGACGGACGAGCTCAGAGACATAGTAGGTGACAGGGTGGAGCTCGCCTTTCATCCCGGGATGGTTGAGGATCAGTCGGTGAGCCTAATAGCTGACATAGCATCGGAGTGGGGGGACGCCAGGTATGCGATCGAGCTCCTCGAGAAGGCGGGGATGCTGGCGGACGAGGAGAGCTCCAAGGAGGTGACCCCGGAGAACGTGCGGGCCGCCAAGGCCGAGACGTATTCAACTATCACGGAGACCAAGATCGGCGAGCTGGACCCGCATAAGAAGCTCGTCCTGCTGGGGATAGCGAGGAGGATGAAGCGGGAGGCGTACATAACCACTGGAGAGGCCGAGGATGGATACGCAATCGCATGCGAGGAGTTCGGAGAGAGAAAGCGAGGACACACACAGTTCTGGAAGTACCTCAAAGAACTGGATGCTCTGGGCCTCATAGACACGAGGGTGTCCAGAGAGGGGATGGTAGGGAAGACTACCATGATATCCCTTCCAGAGATTCCCGCGAAGGTCCTGGAGGAGAGATTGGAGAGCGGGCTGAGGCTTTGA
- a CDS encoding DUF835 domain-containing protein: protein MKRPYNMTGGLCYLVKEKKPEISFRIFKMIMEDGAPGLCVTRLHPERARKDFGLGDVRIIWLCHTPGEDYHDPTALGTLLKVISKFIQDQGECVVLFDGFEYLMMNNGFLQTLLFVENLNEFVMQNKAIVILPVCPDTLDEKELALLERDLQVIETPTVERGLEATKLIKLLDNY, encoded by the coding sequence ATGAAAAGACCCTACAACATGACTGGCGGCCTGTGCTATCTGGTCAAGGAGAAGAAACCGGAAATCAGCTTCAGGATATTCAAGATGATCATGGAGGATGGCGCTCCTGGGCTTTGCGTCACCCGCCTGCATCCGGAGAGAGCGAGAAAGGATTTCGGACTCGGGGATGTCAGGATAATATGGTTGTGCCACACCCCTGGGGAGGACTACCACGACCCGACGGCGCTGGGGACGCTCCTCAAGGTGATAAGCAAGTTCATCCAAGACCAAGGTGAGTGTGTCGTTCTTTTCGATGGATTCGAGTATCTTATGATGAACAACGGTTTCCTCCAGACGCTCCTGTTCGTTGAGAACCTGAATGAGTTCGTGATGCAGAACAAGGCAATTGTGATTTTGCCCGTCTGTCCAGACACCTTGGATGAGAAGGAGCTCGCGCTTCTTGAGAGAGACCTGCAGGTCATCGAGACTCCGACCGTTGAGAGGGGACTGGAAGCCACCAAGTTGATAAAACTGCTCGACAACTACTGA
- a CDS encoding OB-fold nucleic acid binding domain-containing protein, translating into MLVTMSLVGVVGLFAYSLSLEPVDKGIGEIGTEDVGSLVSVNGVVATAWKTSRGDLSIILTDGVDCIHVYIPEKSVPGDERLIPGTVVSVSGEVQIYAGELEIFVTSSTSIRIVKESTSGSIPPGVLAEMPDVFAGETLRVHGSVRNIHVLRDENLQAIGSVFDISADGYEISCMVFGWDWEVDPMGITEGGTTVFEATWEYYAREAMWQLVSDEPSFGV; encoded by the coding sequence TTGCTCGTCACAATGTCACTCGTCGGAGTCGTGGGGCTCTTCGCCTATTCGCTCTCACTGGAGCCAGTTGACAAGGGCATCGGGGAGATCGGTACGGAGGATGTGGGCTCTCTCGTGTCCGTGAATGGCGTGGTCGCGACGGCCTGGAAGACGTCAAGAGGGGACCTCAGTATCATCCTGACGGATGGGGTGGACTGCATCCATGTGTACATCCCTGAGAAGAGCGTGCCTGGGGACGAACGTCTCATTCCAGGCACGGTTGTGTCGGTGAGCGGCGAGGTCCAGATCTACGCAGGAGAGCTTGAGATATTCGTGACCTCCTCCACGAGCATAAGGATAGTGAAGGAGTCGACCAGTGGTTCCATACCACCAGGCGTCCTCGCAGAGATGCCCGATGTCTTCGCAGGAGAGACCTTGCGCGTTCATGGATCGGTCCGGAACATCCACGTTCTGAGAGATGAGAACCTTCAGGCAATAGGCTCCGTATTCGACATCAGCGCGGATGGATATGAGATCTCCTGCATGGTCTTCGGGTGGGACTGGGAGGTTGACCCAATGGGCATCACTGAGGGAGGCACCACGGTCTTCGAGGCGACCTGGGAGTACTACGCAAGGGAAGCGATGTGGCAGCTCGTCTCGGACGAGCCAAGCTTCGGAGTCTAG